The following proteins come from a genomic window of Anas acuta chromosome 22, bAnaAcu1.1, whole genome shotgun sequence:
- the TMEM201 gene encoding transmembrane protein 201 isoform X2 — MEHLNHVVSGATTFCDPTKPQQWVSSQILLCKKCNNHQTTKIKQLASFSPREEGKYDEEIEVYKHHLEQTYKLCRPCQAAVEYYIKHQNRQLRALLLSHHFKRRETDKTYAQNLCSSSSTSITIPAQVIFLRFLAFLSCAFLVLMALYGSGDPFSLSAAVPAPVSYSPAAVQNRTGTSSRADLENDTSLTVAGWRELLQLLPEQLVENLSAAWAYGKNHQMAVAVLGLFTCLLAMFLAGRIRLRRIDAFASVLWFVVMGLHLVERYLKTETPSWLDTAKFGTTSLCCLVGFTAAVATRKSTGHRRYRPRRYLSGDSITLFSNGTGTGFPSSATSLFVPTPPSILQLTNQQLFRSPRRTSSSSLPGRLNRALSLGTIPSLARADSGYLFSGSRPASQSSQSKESPTSDHFSMLSGSCAPSRIPSPAPSVAGSVTSSSGSLRYRRPLISPARLNLKGQKLLLFPSQNEALLTPTSSDEHSHSDSNIFATELSSFPKKNLSERGMHDMRSAVEGGSICSDNSIKKEDHSSHSSTCVVDTTTKGEDLAGWRGHFGNSALRGLLAVSLTLNAIFTSAYVYRSLR; from the exons ATGGAACACCTCAACCATGTTGTGTCAGGTGCTACAACATTCTGCGATCCTACCAAGCCGCAGCAGTGGGTGAGCAGCCAAATTTTGCTGTGCAAGAAATGCAACAACCATCAAACCACCAAGATCAAACAGCTCGCTTCATTCTCACCAAGGGAGGAG GGCAAATATGATGAGGAGATTGAGGTGTATAAGCACCACCTGGAGCAGACCTACAAGCTGTGCCGTCCATGCCAGGCTGCCGTGGAGTATTACATAAAGCACCAGAATCGGCAGCTGCGGGCGCTGCTACTCAGCCACCATTTCAAACGCCGTGAGACAGACAAGACCTACGCTCAG AATTTGTGTTCATCCTCCTCTACTTCCATAACTATACCAGCTCAGGTGATATTTCTGCGGTTCTTGGCCTTCCTCAGCTGTGCGTTCCTTGTCCTGATGGCCTTGTATGGGTCGGGTGACCCCTTCTCACTCAGTGCTGCAGTCCCTGCTCCTGTCTCCTATAGTCCAGCAGCTGTTCAAAATAGGACTGGCACGAGCTCACGTGCAGACTTGGAAAATGACACTTCCCTGACAGTGGCAGGCTGGCGGGAGCTGCTCCAACTGCTCCCAGAACAGCTGGTGGAGAACCTGAGTGCCGCGTGGGCTTACGGGAAGAATCATCAGATGGCAGTCGCTGTCCTTGGGTTGTTCACCTGCCTCTTGGCAATGTTCTTGGCTGGGCGGATCAG GCTCCGAAGAATTGATGCGTTTGCTTCGGTCTTGTGGTTCGTAGTGATGGGTCTGCACTTAGTTGAGAGGTACCTGAAGACAGAAACGCCCAGctggctagacacagccaaatTTGGCAccacctccctgtgctgcttggtgGGCTTCACTGCAGCAGTGGCAACGCGGAAATCAACGGGCCATCGGAGATACCGGCCCCGAAG GTACCTCTCCGGGGATTCGATTACTCTGTTTTCCAACGGCACTGGGACTGGCTTCCCTTCCTCCGCTACGTCTCTCTTTGTCCCAACACCTCCCAGTATTCTCCAGCTGACAAACCAGCAGCTCTTCAGGTCCCCACGCAGgacttcttcttcctctcttcctggACGTCTCAACAGGGCGCTCTCCCTGGGTACCATCCCCTCCTTGGCCAGAGCAG aTTCTGGCTATTTGTTCAGCGGAAGTCGACCGGCCTCACAGTCATCTCAGTCCAAGGAATCTCCTACATCAG ATCACTTCTCCATGCTGTCAGGCAGCTGTGCTCCCTCCCGCATCCCCTCTCCAGCACCATCAGTGGCTGGCTCTGTGACTTCCAGCTCAGGTTCCTTGCGATATCGCCGGCCGCTCATCAGCCCTGCCCGCCTGAACCTGAAAGgacagaagctgctgcttttcccatcTCAGAATGAGGCCCTGCTCACCCCAACGAGCTCTGACGAGCACAGCCACTCAGACAGCAACATCTTTGCCACGGAGCTGTCCTCTTTTCCGAAGAAGAACCTCAGCGAGCGGGGAATGCATG aTATGAGATCTGCTGTGGAAGGAGGGAGTATTTGCAGCGATAATTCCATCAAAAAGGAGGATCATTCATCACACTCATCTACCTGTGTGGTAGACACAACTACCAAAGGGGAAGATTTGGCAGGCTGGAGAG GTCATTTTGGTAACTCCGCTCTCCGAGGTCTGCTAGCCGTGAGTCTGACTCTCAATGCTATCTTCACATCAGCCTATGTCTACCGGAGCCTCCGCTGA
- the TMEM201 gene encoding transmembrane protein 201 isoform X1: protein MEEAGELLARCPTAGLGVTVCAAAAGLLLYRIARRKKPTHVTVNCWFCNQDTVVPYGNRNCWDCPNCEQYNGFQENGDYNKPIPAQYMEHLNHVVSGATTFCDPTKPQQWVSSQILLCKKCNNHQTTKIKQLASFSPREEGKYDEEIEVYKHHLEQTYKLCRPCQAAVEYYIKHQNRQLRALLLSHHFKRRETDKTYAQNLCSSSSTSITIPAQVIFLRFLAFLSCAFLVLMALYGSGDPFSLSAAVPAPVSYSPAAVQNRTGTSSRADLENDTSLTVAGWRELLQLLPEQLVENLSAAWAYGKNHQMAVAVLGLFTCLLAMFLAGRIRLRRIDAFASVLWFVVMGLHLVERYLKTETPSWLDTAKFGTTSLCCLVGFTAAVATRKSTGHRRYRPRRYLSGDSITLFSNGTGTGFPSSATSLFVPTPPSILQLTNQQLFRSPRRTSSSSLPGRLNRALSLGTIPSLARADSGYLFSGSRPASQSSQSKESPTSDHFSMLSGSCAPSRIPSPAPSVAGSVTSSSGSLRYRRPLISPARLNLKGQKLLLFPSQNEALLTPTSSDEHSHSDSNIFATELSSFPKKNLSERGMHDMRSAVEGGSICSDNSIKKEDHSSHSSTCVVDTTTKGEDLAGWRGHFGNSALRGLLAVSLTLNAIFTSAYVYRSLR from the exons ATGGAGGAagccggggagctgctggcccGCTGCCCCACCGCCGGGCTGGGCGTCACGGTgtgcgccgccgccgccgggctgcTGCTGTACCGCATCGCCAGGAG GAAGAAGCCCACGCACGTGACAGTGAACTGCTGGTTCTGCAACCAGGACACGGTGGTGCCGTATGGGAATCGCAACTGCTGGGACTGCCCCAACTGCGAGCAATACAACGGCTTCCAGGAG AATGGAGACTACAACAAGCCCATCCCTGCCCAGTACATGGAACACCTCAACCATGTTGTGTCAGGTGCTACAACATTCTGCGATCCTACCAAGCCGCAGCAGTGGGTGAGCAGCCAAATTTTGCTGTGCAAGAAATGCAACAACCATCAAACCACCAAGATCAAACAGCTCGCTTCATTCTCACCAAGGGAGGAG GGCAAATATGATGAGGAGATTGAGGTGTATAAGCACCACCTGGAGCAGACCTACAAGCTGTGCCGTCCATGCCAGGCTGCCGTGGAGTATTACATAAAGCACCAGAATCGGCAGCTGCGGGCGCTGCTACTCAGCCACCATTTCAAACGCCGTGAGACAGACAAGACCTACGCTCAG AATTTGTGTTCATCCTCCTCTACTTCCATAACTATACCAGCTCAGGTGATATTTCTGCGGTTCTTGGCCTTCCTCAGCTGTGCGTTCCTTGTCCTGATGGCCTTGTATGGGTCGGGTGACCCCTTCTCACTCAGTGCTGCAGTCCCTGCTCCTGTCTCCTATAGTCCAGCAGCTGTTCAAAATAGGACTGGCACGAGCTCACGTGCAGACTTGGAAAATGACACTTCCCTGACAGTGGCAGGCTGGCGGGAGCTGCTCCAACTGCTCCCAGAACAGCTGGTGGAGAACCTGAGTGCCGCGTGGGCTTACGGGAAGAATCATCAGATGGCAGTCGCTGTCCTTGGGTTGTTCACCTGCCTCTTGGCAATGTTCTTGGCTGGGCGGATCAG GCTCCGAAGAATTGATGCGTTTGCTTCGGTCTTGTGGTTCGTAGTGATGGGTCTGCACTTAGTTGAGAGGTACCTGAAGACAGAAACGCCCAGctggctagacacagccaaatTTGGCAccacctccctgtgctgcttggtgGGCTTCACTGCAGCAGTGGCAACGCGGAAATCAACGGGCCATCGGAGATACCGGCCCCGAAG GTACCTCTCCGGGGATTCGATTACTCTGTTTTCCAACGGCACTGGGACTGGCTTCCCTTCCTCCGCTACGTCTCTCTTTGTCCCAACACCTCCCAGTATTCTCCAGCTGACAAACCAGCAGCTCTTCAGGTCCCCACGCAGgacttcttcttcctctcttcctggACGTCTCAACAGGGCGCTCTCCCTGGGTACCATCCCCTCCTTGGCCAGAGCAG aTTCTGGCTATTTGTTCAGCGGAAGTCGACCGGCCTCACAGTCATCTCAGTCCAAGGAATCTCCTACATCAG ATCACTTCTCCATGCTGTCAGGCAGCTGTGCTCCCTCCCGCATCCCCTCTCCAGCACCATCAGTGGCTGGCTCTGTGACTTCCAGCTCAGGTTCCTTGCGATATCGCCGGCCGCTCATCAGCCCTGCCCGCCTGAACCTGAAAGgacagaagctgctgcttttcccatcTCAGAATGAGGCCCTGCTCACCCCAACGAGCTCTGACGAGCACAGCCACTCAGACAGCAACATCTTTGCCACGGAGCTGTCCTCTTTTCCGAAGAAGAACCTCAGCGAGCGGGGAATGCATG aTATGAGATCTGCTGTGGAAGGAGGGAGTATTTGCAGCGATAATTCCATCAAAAAGGAGGATCATTCATCACACTCATCTACCTGTGTGGTAGACACAACTACCAAAGGGGAAGATTTGGCAGGCTGGAGAG GTCATTTTGGTAACTCCGCTCTCCGAGGTCTGCTAGCCGTGAGTCTGACTCTCAATGCTATCTTCACATCAGCCTATGTCTACCGGAGCCTCCGCTGA